The Oscillatoria sp. FACHB-1407 sequence TGATCAGGTTGAGCGGCAGAAACAGCTTGAGCTGCAATCGAAGGTTGACGTTAAAGCAGACTTAGAGGGGTTAGAGTATCTTGACCTGGAAGAAGTATCTGACGATGCAGATGCCAACCTGGACGTTGCACTGGCAGATGCGGAAGCGGCTCCTGTCATTGCTCTGGTCAATAAAATTCTGGTCAAAGCTCTCCAGGAGGGTGTTTCAGACATTCACATTGAGCCTCAAGAGGAATACCTGCGAATCCGCTTTCGCAAGGATGGTGTGTTGAGAGAGGCATTTGAACCACTACCTAAGAAAATTATCCCTGCGGTCACGGCTCGCTTTAAGGTGATTGCCGACCTGGATATTGCAGAACGCCGGATGCCACAAGACGGTCGGATTCGCCGGATTTTTGATGGACGGAAAATCGATTTCCGGGTCAACACCTTACCTAGCCGCTATGGCGAGAAAGTCGTTTTACGGATTCTTGATAACTCTGCGACTCAATTGGGGTTAGATAAGCTCATCACTGACCCAGACACTTTGCAGATCGTGCAAGATATGGTGGCTCGACCCTTTGGACTCATTCTGGTTACTGGACCAACGGGTTCTGGTAAAACGACAACGCTTTACTCGGCTCTGGCAGAACGAAACGACCCTGGGGTCAACATCAGTACGGCTGAAGACCCGATTGAATACACCTTACCCGGTTTAACCCAGGTACAGGTAATTCGTGAGAAGGGCATGGATTTTGCCTCCATTCTGAGAGCCTTCCTACGACAAGACCCGGATGTGATTCTGGTGGGTGAGACTCGCGACAAGGAAACTGCCAAAACCGCGATCGAAGCTGCTTTAACCGGACACCTGGTTTTGACGACACTGCACACTAATGATGCCGCCAGTGCGATCGCCCGTTTAGATGAAATGGGGATTGAGCCGTTCATGGTGTCGAGTTCTTTAATCGGTGTATTAGCACAGCGTCTCATGCGACGGGTCTGTTCTGAATGCCGCATCCCCTACACTCCTGCCCACGAAGACTTAGCCCGATTTGGGTTGTCTGCCTCTAGAGAGTCAGATGTTATTTTCTATAAAGCCAACTCACTCCAACCTGACGAAATTCAAGCGGCAAAAGCCAAGAACATGTTGTGTTCAACCTGCAAAGGAATTGGCTATAAAGGTCGTTGTGGTGTGTACGAAGTCATGCGGGTGACAGAGCGCATTCAGACATTGATTACCGAAGGTGCTCCTACAGAGCGCATTAAAGAGGTTGCCGTTGAGGAAGGGATGAAGACGTTGCTGGCGTACAGCTTGAACCTGGTGCGTCAGGGATCAACCACTCTGGAGGAAGTAGAACGGGTTACGTTCACAGACACCGGACTGGAAGCTGAATTAAAAGCAAAACGCAAGAGCTCTCTGACCTGCAATACCTGTGGAGCTGAGTTAAAACAGGAGTGGCTCGACTGTCCCTATTGCACCACGCCTCGCTTCCAGGATTAAGGCTTCCCATCCTAATCTGCATATCTAAATTAATAAGTTGAATCTGGTTCAAATTTTGACACTTGCACTGCTGACTTTGGCTAAGGAGAAGCAACATGGAATTGATGATTGAAGACCTGATGGAGCAGCTGATCGAGATGGGCGGCTCTGATATGCACCTGTCTGCGGGGTTACCTCCCTACTTTCGACTCAGCGGTCACTTGACTCCGATTGGGGATGAGCCAATGACAGCAGAGCAATGTCAGCGTCTCATCTTCAGTATGCTGAACAACACTCAGCGTAAAAACCTGGAACAAAACTGGGAGCTAGACTGCTCCTATGGGGTGAAGGGTTTGGCTCGATTCCGGGTCAACGTTTACAAGGATCGAGGCACCTATGCGGCTTGCTTACGGGCACTCAGTTCCAAAATTCCTAGTTTCGATAAATTAGGACTGCCTGATGTGGTGCGAGAGATGTCAGAAAAGCCCAGGGGGTTAATCCTGGTGACGGGTCCCACCGGATCTGGGAAAACGACCACACTGGCAGCCATGATCGACTTGATCAATCGGACACGGGCGGAGCATATTCTGACCATCGAAGATCCGATTGAGTTTGTCTACGAACCCATTAAGAGTCTGATTCACCAACGGCAACTCGGGGAAGACACCAAGAGTTTTGCCAACGCTTTGAAAGCTGCTTTACGGGAAGACCCCGATATCATTCTGGTGGGTGAAATGCGGGACTTGGAAACCATTTCGTTGGCAATCTCAGCGGCAGAAACAGGTCACTTGGTGTTTGGTACATTGCACACCAGTTCTGCGTCTCAAACCGTTGACCGGATGATCGACGTGTTTCCCTCGGAACGGCAACAACAGGTGAGGGTACAGCTCTCCAACTCGCTGGTAGCCGTATTTAGCCAAACGCTGGTTCAACGCAAGAATCCTAAACCGGGTGAGTTTGGTCGGGTCATGGCGCAAGAAATCATGGTGATCACTCCGGCGATCGCCAACCTGATTCGAGAAGGCAAAACCTCCCAAATCTACTCTGCTATTCAGACGGGGGGTAAGTTGGGAATGGTAACTCTGGAGAAAGTGCTGGCTGATCTCTACAAATCAGGGGCAATTTCCTTTGAGTCAGCCATGGCTAAAACGTCTCGTCCAGATGAATTCCAGCGGTTGATTGGCGGTGTTGGACCCGCACCCACTGGAGCGCGTCCCGGTGCTGGGACTGCTG is a genomic window containing:
- a CDS encoding GspE/PulE family protein, with product MTNSSSQASRKALVLKHSFSPFSTQLVKSGYVNNDQMQQALVESRKSGRPLLEVLENITGLPLPPELVRQYKKQQLFELKILYGVESLDPEISQIATSQVSTLIDTLIPVDVCRRYRLVPLSKTEQEPFSVLVAMVDPDNLDAQDDLNRILRPQGLALQRMVITAEDYQRIISQYLDDQVERQKQLELQSKVDVKADLEGLEYLDLEEVSDDADANLDVALADAEAAPVIALVNKILVKALQEGVSDIHIEPQEEYLRIRFRKDGVLREAFEPLPKKIIPAVTARFKVIADLDIAERRMPQDGRIRRIFDGRKIDFRVNTLPSRYGEKVVLRILDNSATQLGLDKLITDPDTLQIVQDMVARPFGLILVTGPTGSGKTTTLYSALAERNDPGVNISTAEDPIEYTLPGLTQVQVIREKGMDFASILRAFLRQDPDVILVGETRDKETAKTAIEAALTGHLVLTTLHTNDAASAIARLDEMGIEPFMVSSSLIGVLAQRLMRRVCSECRIPYTPAHEDLARFGLSASRESDVIFYKANSLQPDEIQAAKAKNMLCSTCKGIGYKGRCGVYEVMRVTERIQTLITEGAPTERIKEVAVEEGMKTLLAYSLNLVRQGSTTLEEVERVTFTDTGLEAELKAKRKSSLTCNTCGAELKQEWLDCPYCTTPRFQD
- a CDS encoding type IV pilus twitching motility protein PilT, yielding MELMIEDLMEQLIEMGGSDMHLSAGLPPYFRLSGHLTPIGDEPMTAEQCQRLIFSMLNNTQRKNLEQNWELDCSYGVKGLARFRVNVYKDRGTYAACLRALSSKIPSFDKLGLPDVVREMSEKPRGLILVTGPTGSGKTTTLAAMIDLINRTRAEHILTIEDPIEFVYEPIKSLIHQRQLGEDTKSFANALKAALREDPDIILVGEMRDLETISLAISAAETGHLVFGTLHTSSASQTVDRMIDVFPSERQQQVRVQLSNSLVAVFSQTLVQRKNPKPGEFGRVMAQEIMVITPAIANLIREGKTSQIYSAIQTGGKLGMVTLEKVLADLYKSGAISFESAMAKTSRPDEFQRLIGGVGPAPTGARPGAGTAAR